Part of the Streptomyces sp. WMMC500 genome is shown below.
TTTGGCCATGCTTGAGCGCTTCACCTTCCGGATTCGGCTACCTGGATGGTCCGAGGGCACACGAGTGCACGGGGACCGACGAGTCAGTCTACGCGACAGGCTCCGGAAAGGCGAAATCGCGAGTGTGCCCGCTCCGCAAGATCATTAAGCGTGTGGCCCACCGCACACGGAGCCGCGGGCCGGCGGCTCAGTCCAGCGGATCCGGGGCCGCCGTGACCCCGTACTGCGCGAGCTTCTCCCGGCCGCCGTCCGGGGCCGTCAGCACCAGCGGGCCGGCCTCCGTGAGGGCCACGGAGTGCTCCCAGTGGCTCGACCAGCTTCCGTCGTCCGTCTTGACCGTCCACTCGTCCGCCAGCACGTGCGTGCGCGGGGTGCCGAGGCTCACCATCGGCTCGATCGCGATGCAGAAGCCCGGGACGAGCTTGGGGCCGCGGCCGCGGCGCTTGTCGACGTAGTTCAGCAGGTGCGGGTCCATGTGCATCTGCGAGCCGATGCCGTGGCCCCCGTAGTCCTCGACGATGCCGTACTTGCCGGAGGCCGGCCGCGGCTGGCGGCGGATGTAGCCCTCGATGGCCGCCGAGACGTCCACGAGCCGGTTGCCCTTGCGCACGGCCGCGATGCCGGCCCACATGGACTCCTCGGTCACCCGGCTCAGCTCGTGCAGCTCCGCCGCGTGACCGGAGCCCACGAAGGCCGTGATGGCGGCGTCCGCGTGCCAGCCGTCGACGATGGCGCCGGCGTCGATGGAGATCACGTCGCCCTCGCGCAGCACGGTCTCGCGGTCCGGGATGCCGTGGACGACGACGTCGTTGACCGACGTGCAGATGTTGCCGGGGAAGCCCCCGTACCCCAGGAAGTTCGGCTTCGCGCCGTGGTCGGCGAGGACCTTGGCGGCTATCTCGTCGAGGTCCTTCGTGGTGGCCCCGGGGACGGCGGCGGCCGCGCACGCCTGGTGCATGGCCGCGACGACGAGGCCGGCGGCCCGCATCTTCGCGATCTGTTCCGGGGTCTTGATCTCCACCATGTGGGCTGCTGCCTCCTGGGCCGGCGAGGGACGTCTCCCCCGACAACGATACGGGTCCGCCGCGGCCCGCCGGGCGGGGGCCGGGGCGGCGGGCGGCACGCGCGGGGTGTGCAGGGATCGTGCACGGAGCGTGCAGCGGTCGTACGGACCCCCTGCGGCCACGGCGCCGCGGGCGGGTGCAGGGTCCGTACGGGCCGTGGAACGGCGTCAGCCGGCCCCCGCCGGGCGGGCGGGGCCGGCTGTCGCCGTTCGCGGCCGGGACGGCGGCTCAGGACCGGTCTGCGGGGACCTCGCCGGGCAGCGCCTGCATGGCCCGCCGGGTGACCTCGGCCACGGAGCCGAGCGCCGAGATCGTGGTCACCAGGCCCTGCGCCTTGAAGTAGTCGATGATCGGCTCGGTCTCCTCGTGGTAGACCTCCAGCCGGCGGCGGACGGTCTCCTCGTTGTCGTCGTCGCGCTGGTACAGCTCGCCGCCGCAGATGTCGCACACGCCCTCGCGCTCCGGCGGGGAGTACGCGACGTGGAAGACGTGGCTGCTGTCGTTGCGGCAGATCCGGCGGCCGGCGATGCGCTTGACGACCTCGTCCTCCGGGACCTCCAGGTCCAGCACGGCGTCCAGTTCGAGCCCGGCCTCCTTCAGCAGCCCGTCGAGGGACACCGCCTGCGCCACGTTCCGCGGGAAGCCGTCCAGCAGGAAGCCGCGCGCGGCGTCGGACTGCCCCATGCGGTCCCAGGCCATCCCCACGGTTACCTCGTCCGGCACCAGGTTGCCCGCCTCCATGTACGCCTTCGCCTGCCGGCCCAGCTCCGTGCCCTGGCTGATGTTGGCACGGAAGAGGTCCCCGGTGGAGACGTGCGGGATCGACAGGTTCTTGGCGAGCAGGGCGGCCTGCGTGCCCTTGCCCGCACCGGGGGGCCCGACGAGGACG
Proteins encoded:
- the map gene encoding type I methionyl aminopeptidase yields the protein MVEIKTPEQIAKMRAAGLVVAAMHQACAAAAVPGATTKDLDEIAAKVLADHGAKPNFLGYGGFPGNICTSVNDVVVHGIPDRETVLREGDVISIDAGAIVDGWHADAAITAFVGSGHAAELHELSRVTEESMWAGIAAVRKGNRLVDVSAAIEGYIRRQPRPASGKYGIVEDYGGHGIGSQMHMDPHLLNYVDKRRGRGPKLVPGFCIAIEPMVSLGTPRTHVLADEWTVKTDDGSWSSHWEHSVALTEAGPLVLTAPDGGREKLAQYGVTAAPDPLD
- a CDS encoding adenylate kinase; its protein translation is MRIVLVGPPGAGKGTQAALLAKNLSIPHVSTGDLFRANISQGTELGRQAKAYMEAGNLVPDEVTVGMAWDRMGQSDAARGFLLDGFPRNVAQAVSLDGLLKEAGLELDAVLDLEVPEDEVVKRIAGRRICRNDSSHVFHVAYSPPEREGVCDICGGELYQRDDDNEETVRRRLEVYHEETEPIIDYFKAQGLVTTISALGSVAEVTRRAMQALPGEVPADRS